In the genome of Mucilaginibacter sp. 14171R-50, the window GGCGACTTCCAGCTAAAAAACCTAAACGGCACATTAATTGAAAAAGGGCAGGCGGACAGATTCTATCAGTTTGAGCTGAATGACTGGCCCGGCCTTAAAGCAACCCAGGCGCTTAGCCTGCTGGAAGGCAGGGCGCTTAAACAGCATTACACCGATGCCATGGGTCATGAAAGCACGAGATGGGTTGAATTAGGTAAAAATGGCGTCCAGCATTATGCGGCTAGCCATGCCTTTGAAATTGACGCCGTATTAGCAGCGATGCCGAACATCACCCGTAACAAGGAAGAGCTGACCCGCTATTTAGAGAACGGGCAACGGGTTTCCACCCACTGGAAACAGAATGGGCAGTTTCTGAACATCTATGTGCAAGCCGACCCGGCCAACCGTACGCTCAAATTATTTGACGCGAGAATGAAGCCGGTAACCGCAGAACAATTGAACCAGCGGGCGCAGCAGCAAGCGCAAAACAAGCAGCCGGAGATCATCCTAAAAGCACCCCGCCGGGTACAAAAGAATGGCCATAAGGTCAATTAACATCACCTTTAATATATAACAGCACTATGGACAAGGCAATCAATTTTTATGAGTTAAAGTCAGAACTATCCGGAACCGGCTTTCGCGATCCGGGTGTTGTAGACGCCCTGCGTCAGGCCATTTTTTCTGACGAGGGTTCGGTTGAACTGGCTGCCCATATCGGGCATGTCGGGTTTAACCTGCATCTGGTCCGTGATGAACATAACCGTCTCAGCTTTATCGGGTATTCCGGTAGTATCGGTGCAGGAACAGATCATTGGAAAATGCAATCATTTCATATCAATGTGCCAACAACCGATGCGATCTCTTTGCTTGATGGCCGGGCAGCTAAAATGCCGCATGACGAATATATCAGCCTGATCCCCATCGACGTATGGGAAACCCGAAAACAAATCGAACATTTAAAAACAAATATTATGAATACGCAAAATTTAGAATTTCTGAAAAAGAGCCTGCTGAACCTTGGGTTCGGCGATAAGGTCAACAAAGAACTGGAGCAACAGATCAGCAAGCAAACGCCGGAATTCGTATTGAACGCCAAACATGAGTTCAACCAGAAACCCGTGGACTATCAATTACATTTCAAGGCTGGTGAAAGTGAAGGCATGTACTTTTTTAACAGGTATGATGCCACCCTTAACAAAGGCAAAGAGCAGGAAACCAACCAAAGCTTTTATATCAACAAAGGCAACGGTATCACGGCGAAGGAAGCTTTTAACCTGATGGAAGGCCGCGCCGTGCATAAGCAACTGTTCAACAAGGATGGTGAAAAATATCATGCCTGGCTACAACTCGACCCCGATAACCGGACCCAAAACGGCAGCAAGGAGATCAAACGTTTTAATGAAAATTACGGCTTCGATCTCGAAAAGGTGCTGACCGGTAAGGGCATCAAGGAAATGGACAACGCCGAAAGCAAAGACAGCCTGTTGCGCTCCATAAAAAAAGGAAACGCCCAGCAGATCACTGTAACGAAAGGCAAAGAGGAAACCAAATATTTCGTCTCGGCCAGCCCGCAATTCAAAACCATCGACCTGTATGATGATAAGATGAAGCGTATCAAACGCGAAGAGTTACTCCAGCCATCACAAAAAACCAGCGCCTCCCAAAAACAAACACGGCAGCAAAAGGAGGGACTGCCTGAAAAAAAGCAGCAGTCACGCAAGCGTAAAATGACGGTTTAGAAAACGTTATTTATGCCTAAAGATTATAACAAGGGTAAACAGGTTACCCTTGTTATTTAAAAAGCTTTACATATAAAAACTGTATTTGATCTGTGGCGTTTGTTCTGGACTTAAATATTTCAATATTTCACCAACTTTACGGGAGCATTCAATCGTAATTGGGAATTTACGATCGAACTGCGTATTATTCCAATTCATTTTAGTTAATGCCAGTATTTCTTCACAAATCAGTTCTGGAGATTCATCATGACTGAATAACCGGATTTCGATTGGTGCAGGTATATAACTACCGGGATACGTGTTATAGTAAGGAACGAATCCGCGTGTATAAAGCAAATGAGTAGTGTCGGTGTAGCTTGCCATAGTGCCTCTTAGTGGCGGGTAAGGTCCCTCTCGATATAAGCGTAAATCCGTTCGCATGATCGTAACCATATCTACCGCATGGATGTTGTTTTTATAAGCGGCTGATTTAAACCCTTCTATTTCCGCTGCATTGAAATTGGAAGTTTTATGCAGGACAAGGCGCTGCGGATATACTTTAAGCGCTTCATAATACTCTTTAAGGGAATAGTCAAGTAAGTCATAGGCTTGTAATTCGGTAAGGTGGGGTTCGAGATCACCTTTTTTCATTTCAACGGGTTGTCCACGCAAAATCACACCTTTACCGTGCTCATTGAATATTTGTGTAATACTGGTTTGTGTCGTTGCTCGATCACGACTTTTGTAAAAGCTGATACCAGCATAACAAACGATCGTCGAGTCCTTTTTTTTCATTGCCCAAGGGGTACCAGAAGCTTTGTAATATATTGCGGTATAAAAGTTCCAGGCTATTGTAGCTGGGTCCTGCATTTCACCAGATGGTTTGGCAATACGGTCGCGAACAATTTGGATCGGAATATTATATTCCATTGCCCGCGCTTTTAAAAGGCGCCGGAAATTGTTTTCTTGTCTGGATATGAATTCGTCCTGCTCGTCTTTTTCTTCATCAGCGTCTTCGGCGGAAGCGCTTTCCGCATCTGTATTTTCCGCTGTTGGCGCGCCCAATATGCTTTGAATGAACTTTTCAGAAAGCACACATAAGATGACATCCGGGTTTTTATTTTTAGCTAAAAATTTAATTTCATTGATATAAAGCGTTACGAACTCCTCAATGATCTTCCAGTAGCGTTTTTCATTTTTGATAATATGGTCGAAATCAGAGTTGTTAATTTTTCTGATATAGCCTTCGTCATAAATGATTTCAGATTTAAAAGCATCGGTTTTGCTAAACCCACAAAACTCCGGGAATAGCTTCCCCAATGTGCTTTTTTTCGCAGCGATAATTCGTTTACCTGTGTTGAGCCAGCCGATAACAGTATCTACACTATCGCTTTTACCGATAATGCCTGTTTTGATACGCTCCGGGCGAACTCCTTGCAAATCATAGGGATTGAAGGTAATGATGCCCGTTTTTGGATCTATGTGTTCGCCCGTTCCAAATTGTAACGGTGGCTCAGATAGTAATTTTATATTCATGTGGTTATTCTAATGGGGTGTCTTCCGGTACGTTCTCATCAATTTCAACTACCTCGGTATCGGTGAGCACCTCATCAAAGAACGGTGTATTGAAAGTTAAATAAGGAAAGGTTATTTCATCAGATAAAATATTGTGTGTTAAACAATAGCTAATAAATCGAAAGCCGTAGTAAATTGTATTATTATTTTCCAGCCGCTTTAGACCCGGAGCATAATATTTAGCGAGCCCGCTTTTCTTATACCCATTGCTGGTGAAACTCCAGGTTGGGTTTACCGAAAGATACCATTGCTCGTCATATAAATTAAACTTGGCTTCAAAACTGAAATGACGAAAACAGACAATCTGTTCTTTGTTCTTATCGAATAATTCAAAAATAACGGTGCGCTTTGCACGCTTGGTTTTTTTCCATTCAACCGTTCTTTGTTTAACGATTTTACCCTCGGGCTGGTAGCGGTAAATATCATCTTCCCCGATGTAATGGATCGCTTTATGACTCAGCAACTGTTGCAGTGAAAAGTTCAAGATGCTGGTAAAACTGCGCTGATGATCGGCGTCGATTGTCCAGTACTCTTTGGGTTTGAGGGGTGTGATCGTGCCTTGATCGATAAAATTTCTTAAAGGCTCCGCCGGGTCATGAAGATTTCGAAAAGTCAGTAATTGATTGCCAGTGACGTGCCAATCTGCGATACGGGTTAATCCGGCCAGGTCAATCGCCCGGCGCAGGACTTTACGAGGTGATGCGTCCATTTTTAGCTTATACTCCGTCGTCCAGGATTCCTTAATGATCGCTTCCCGATCGATGGCTATATCTGCGATATATAGCGTTTCCGGAATATTAGCTTCGATTAAATTGAAGTAAACATGTTCCGTATGCTTAACCGATGCCGGATTTTCCAGCGCCTTTTTCCTAAACTCTATTTTTTGTTCGCTAAACTCTTCTTCTAAAAACTGTTCGATCGCAGAAATTTGCTGTAATGATACAATACCGCTGATCTTTTTAAAGAGATCATTATTATCAATAATATGTTCGTCCTTGTCAAAGGCAAGTTTATCCTGTACAATTTCCGCATGGCCTTTTCCGGTATAGGCGGATTGCTTGTTGCCGATAATATATACGAAAAGAATGTCATAACTTAAATAGCGTTCATGCTTAATGAATTGATTTAACGTATGCTTGATCTTTTCGTTATCCGCTGTGGAGGTAACCTGAAATGCAACGCGGTTTTTGTTATCGATAAGGTCGACGGCAGAAAAATTCTTTCCTTTCGTATAATTCGCATTCACCATATCCAAGCCATAAGCTAATTTGATCAACGGGATCAACACATTTTCTGCGTGGATATTGATATCATACAAATTAGCCGCATTCAACAAACCGACTTCCGTGGTAAATCTTCCTAACAATTCTGCGATACGGGTTAAACTTTTCTGGCGATTCATGACCTGTAAAAATAAGCTAATATTTTTAGTTTTTGCCCGTAAAACTTTCCACACTCCCATCGATTTCCCCGAGCAAACTGCTGATTAATTTCAGGCGTTTGATTTGCAGGTCATTGGGTTCATAGACATACATTTCATCAATTTCGCCTGCGTTGAATCGTCCCAATAGTTTGTTCAAAATGCGTTTGAACAACGTGGCTAAAGCCGAGGACTCCTTGAGGATTGGCAGCAACTGTCGTCCCAGCACTTTAGCGGCGGCAACATGCGGATCGAAGTCATTGTCGATTAGGTCATCGTGATTTCCATTATACAGTGTGTCCGCGGCGATCTCAAAGTAATTATCGAGGATGTAATAAAAATCACCCAAATCTTTTTCAAGCCGCTCCGGTTTCTCATGACTCGCGATCAGCTTTAAAATACACAAACCGGGCAGTGTACAAACCTTAAAGGTTTGGTCATTCAGATAAATTTCTTCAGCGTGTTCCAGTACTTGCAGATTGCCGAAAACTGAGAGCTCCATTGGTGGGTTTCCGTCCAGATATACACTATGCCCTTGTTCTATACCGCCAAAGGGAATCAGGTCGATAATGGTTTGATCCGGGGCGTGCATCCGGTAAGGCTCGTCGTCCGCAATAAATTTTTCTTCTTGGCTTAAGTGCAACTTCAAAGCGTGGAAATCTTGCTGGCTTTTAATATAAACACAAAAGTCAACATCTAAAGTAGTACGCCGTTCCGGCAATACCTCTAAATGATTCAGCCACAAATCACGCGCAAAAGCACCAATAAGATAAAAATCAATGTTGAATTTCCGGAAAGTACGCTCCAGTGCATCGAATGTTGGCCGCATCGGACCAAACCGCATGGCTTCAAAATTGATCTTTAAGTAATCCATCGTAAAGCTTTTTTGCGGTTTCTAAATTCCGGGGATCACCCGTATTGATCAGGTCTGCATATACCAATATGGGCGGTACCGTATCCATAGGTCCTGCATTGAATTTCCAAAACTTTTTATAAATGCCGAGTACGCCATTATCCTGGGGAACCAGTTTATATTTTTTTAACAGGTCTGTTTTGCTCGCTGTTGTGTAAAAAATAAGTTTACCTGGTTTCAGATAGGCTGTCAGTAATTTAGCTGCGGGCTCGCCGCCCCATTGGGTTTCATAATCCGTAATGGGTATTTTTTCCCACTCTTTTTCATTGCCGTTAATAAAACGATAGTCGCCTATTTTAAGCAAGGGCTTAAGTTTTTCTTCATAAGCGGGGATCCATTCGTCCAGCAATCGTTTCTTTTGAGTCAGCCGTAGGGTTTTTTTTCCTTGCTGAATGATGTACCCTTGCTCTTTCAGGCTGGTAATGATGTAATTAATATTGCCAAGAGCGATGTCATAATCATCCGCCATTTGCCGGTAAGTGGCGTTGAGGTAGTTTTCATCGTTTAAAAAATGAAAAACCAACAGTAAGCCGGTTTTATTAAATGCCCGGTCTTTTTTTACCGGAATTACAATTTCTGTTTTAAATCCATCAATTAAAAAGAACCAGTCATTTTTCTTTAGATAGCAGTTGCCAGCCACATCGATATAATTTAGACCTAAATTGCGCATTTGCGCCCTGATTCCAGGATAGATGGTTTCGGCAATAACGACGAGATCCCCGTGTTCCTCGCGGAGTTGTTGAAATGCTGGAAAATGAATTGGTTTTACTTCTTTCTTAAACTCGACCGGAAATGTCTGTTTTTGTCTATCTGCTTTGAGCTCCAGTTGTCCATCTATATCTTTCTTACCTGTACGGGCATACCACCGTCCTTTAAGCCCGGTTTTCTCCTGCAGTACTTGTATGACTCTATAGATGACCTGCTCTTCCATGTTCACTATTATCTCTTGTTCACTTATTTGTGAACACTAAGTTATAATGAACAAACTACAATTCCAAATTTCCAACTACAATTCCTCCAGCAGCAATTGTTCTACCTATGTTCCCAAATAACTGCTGTTCAAATGGTACACCTAAAGTACCTATAGGGCAACTACCCAGCCCTAAAGCAGTAGCTGTTAATTGAATTTGCTGAATCAATGCACCTGCGTCACGCCAGACCAGGCTTTCCGCGTTTTCATATTTCGCCTCCGTTCTCGCGGGATGCGCGATCAGCCACAGCAACACGCCCTCCATAACTGGCAAATTCTGCTGTACATGCATCAAAAAACCTTGAACAATAGGTTCATCCAAGTCTAACTGACCAAGCGCGTGTGTAAAAGGATCATAATAATGCAGCACGGGGCGTGAAACATCCAGACATACCAGGATATCGATAGGATGCCGTGCGCCGGCAGACGGCACCGGCCGGTGAGAAAGGATATAGCCGCGATCGTTGATATCCACGCTGAAAGCCTTAGCGGAATACCAAAGCAACTGATCAAGATCGCCTGGCTTTAATTTCTTAAAAGTTCTGATTGAAGACCTTTGCCGGATCAACTCAAAAAAATCAGCGGCATTATTTTCAGGACGCGCTAATTTAATACGGCTTTTAATAGGATAATTAAATCCGGGAACAAGTTCTTCATGCTGTTTAGGCGTTGGATTAAGCATTACCAGTTTGTTGTAATTCATACATCACTTCCCGGTATTTATTACAGCCCCGGCATTTGCCGCAGGGAATATTAGACCGGTGACAAGAATGTGCCCAGTTCAACAGGCTATAGGGAACTTTGGCCTTTCTCACCAACTCCACAGAAGACAGGTCAATCGCAGGGCAGGTAATTTTAATCCCACCCTCCTGGTAGCGCATTAATTGATCGGTCAGGCGATAAAACTCGGATGTGCCATCTTTATGAA includes:
- a CDS encoding SMEK domain-containing protein, with translation MNRQKSLTRIAELLGRFTTEVGLLNAANLYDINIHAENVLIPLIKLAYGLDMVNANYTKGKNFSAVDLIDNKNRVAFQVTSTADNEKIKHTLNQFIKHERYLSYDILFVYIIGNKQSAYTGKGHAEIVQDKLAFDKDEHIIDNNDLFKKISGIVSLQQISAIEQFLEEEFSEQKIEFRKKALENPASVKHTEHVYFNLIEANIPETLYIADIAIDREAIIKESWTTEYKLKMDASPRKVLRRAIDLAGLTRIADWHVTGNQLLTFRNLHDPAEPLRNFIDQGTITPLKPKEYWTIDADHQRSFTSILNFSLQQLLSHKAIHYIGEDDIYRYQPEGKIVKQRTVEWKKTKRAKRTVIFELFDKNKEQIVCFRHFSFEAKFNLYDEQWYLSVNPTWSFTSNGYKKSGLAKYYAPGLKRLENNNTIYYGFRFISYCLTHNILSDEITFPYLTFNTPFFDEVLTDTEVVEIDENVPEDTPLE
- a CDS encoding nucleotidyl transferase AbiEii/AbiGii toxin family protein, producing MDYLKINFEAMRFGPMRPTFDALERTFRKFNIDFYLIGAFARDLWLNHLEVLPERRTTLDVDFCVYIKSQQDFHALKLHLSQEEKFIADDEPYRMHAPDQTIIDLIPFGGIEQGHSVYLDGNPPMELSVFGNLQVLEHAEEIYLNDQTFKVCTLPGLCILKLIASHEKPERLEKDLGDFYYILDNYFEIAADTLYNGNHDDLIDNDFDPHVAAAKVLGRQLLPILKESSALATLFKRILNKLLGRFNAGEIDEMYVYEPNDLQIKRLKLISSLLGEIDGSVESFTGKN
- a CDS encoding type IV toxin-antitoxin system AbiEi family antitoxin, whose translation is MEEQVIYRVIQVLQEKTGLKGRWYARTGKKDIDGQLELKADRQKQTFPVEFKKEVKPIHFPAFQQLREEHGDLVVIAETIYPGIRAQMRNLGLNYIDVAGNCYLKKNDWFFLIDGFKTEIVIPVKKDRAFNKTGLLLVFHFLNDENYLNATYRQMADDYDIALGNINYIITSLKEQGYIIQQGKKTLRLTQKKRLLDEWIPAYEEKLKPLLKIGDYRFINGNEKEWEKIPITDYETQWGGEPAAKLLTAYLKPGKLIFYTTASKTDLLKKYKLVPQDNGVLGIYKKFWKFNAGPMDTVPPILVYADLINTGDPRNLETAKKLYDGLLKDQF
- a CDS encoding SagB/ThcOx family dehydrogenase, coding for MNYNKLVMLNPTPKQHEELVPGFNYPIKSRIKLARPENNAADFFELIRQRSSIRTFKKLKPGDLDQLLWYSAKAFSVDINDRGYILSHRPVPSAGARHPIDILVCLDVSRPVLHYYDPFTHALGQLDLDEPIVQGFLMHVQQNLPVMEGVLLWLIAHPARTEAKYENAESLVWRDAGALIQQIQLTATALGLGSCPIGTLGVPFEQQLFGNIGRTIAAGGIVVGNLEL